ATTAGAaatctaatgttttttttttttggttgacaaAGTAGATAATgggatataaatttttttgatccttttaacactacaaaatttcaagccaaaaaaataagCCTGTAGTGTAACAAGAACACATATATGATGTATCTAAAGCAAACacaggaaaaataaataaatctggagcattaataaacaaaaaatttattttaatctaatCAAAGCAAACAGATTGAGAACGGGTACCTACCTTCAGATTGAGGTTGAGCAGTGGCACGAGGTTTGAAGAGTGAGGGTTTGAAGAGTGATAAGGTTGAGCAGTGGCGCGGTGCAAGGTTTGaaggagagtgagagtgagggtTTGAAGAGTGATGAGGGGCGTGAGGTTtgaagagtgagagtgagggaCTGTGAGGACTCAGAGTGGCATGAGGTTTGAAGAGTGATGAGGTTGAGCAGTGGCGCAGTGCGAGGTTTAaaggagagtgagagtgagggtTTGaagagtgagattgagagtttGAAGAGTGATGAGGGGCGCGAGGTTTGAAGAGTGAAAGTGAGGGACTGTGAGGACTCGGAGTGGCGCAAGGTTTGAAGAGTGAGGAGGGTTTGAAGAGCGAGAGACTCGGGGTGTTTGGGTTTGAGTGTATTTGAGTTAGCTGTTAAATTCGAGGGATGAGGCTGAAATGAAATCGAGTTCGAAGGCCTCGGTTTCCATCAAACTAAATTGAGTCTAAACGACTTGATTTTTGTGACCCAAAACCGAGTGCACTACACTCGATTTCCAGGCCTACGTGGACACTATTGTACACCTCAGCTAATGGCGGAACAAGAAAACCAAGTGCAATATACTCGATTTACAAGCCCAAAATCAAGTCctttggactcgatttgttagaaaccaaatttgtttaaaacattggctaactaataatattgtttggattttatagttatttaaaaaaaaatcaaattttctctcAAATGAACCATTAGAATGATGACATTTGATCCTATAGATTGAAGGTTTTACATAGAAttaatacttattttattaaattgaaatttttataaataaaaaacctttaaaaaaaactcattttattgattcgagttataaatttatattgataaaatataaaaagaaaaattacattaattttgTTCCTATATACCGTCTAAGTAATTACATGTCttatatttcataattaaattctaaaagaCAAAATACTACATTAATAAGACCTTGTCTTAAACTAATGATTGAAGATCAGAGGCTAAGCCACAAAGTGGGAGGTGTTAGGCACTCACCCTACCCAATGAATTGATCTTTTATAATATGATGGTCATGGTCATATCATGCAAACAACATCCAAACATATCATTTATTGAAAAAcaacatattataattgataatACATGAAAATCAGTAGTCTGAAATACTTCGAGTTTGGTAACAGCTACAAgtcctgaaaagaaagaaagaactgtCAAAGGTCACCAGTATGAcctggccaagaaccctccgatggttaAGTCAGTTTTTCTATCTAGAATACCAGGATGGAAAAATAGTAAATGGTTAGGCTTACCTTTGGTGGATGGAATTTGCTCCTTTTATAGAAAGTTAAACGTGAGTCTACTTATTTGGATCCATCACCATCGCAGGTGATATTGGTGGTTAATGAGGAAAATGGGGTATGTGGAGCAAAGTTCGTGGAATTCCTTCCACGTATCAAGCAACGTGTCGCATTTTGTTTATGTGAAACCTTTAGAGGATTTTCTATAAAATACACAAGTATAATTTGGTCGTCTATATATGTCTAGTCGTCTGTAGATAAAGTCATCCGTTGAGAACCTTTATTGGATCACATCATTATCGACGGATGAGTGCTATGCATATCTTCTTTAGACATAATTAAGCTATGGACGACAATCAAGGATGTGTTGTCCTGAGTTGATCCccataaataatcaataaaacagattgaaaaaaaaaaaatagagatttgAAAACAGGTTGGAGTATATTATCATATTGGAGCCCCTAATTTCATAATTAACTTATTCATTATGTTCTTTCCATGTCATCACTCACAAACATGTTTTCATGCATCAACAACCAAGAATTTTGATCTACTCTACTTTGGTTTGAGGTATGCATGATCGATTTCAATAATGACCTTGAATGTTCTTCATGATTTAGTTCACATGCAGCACCTCCTTCCTTTAAACTTTAGAAAGTTGAGTAGCACCTCCTTCCTTTAATGGTTCTCTTGAATCTCCTTTGAATCTATCCTGTAAGTGAAGTTTCCCCTCTTTTAAGCATTGATCCGCACTTTTCAATCTAAGTGGTGATTGGTATTTGGACTTCTAGTCAAAGTTTCGATCGGCACCttaactcaaattttttatttgatctaatttttatttattttttagttttggatATTTTCTAATTATCCTTTGACAAATATCTAacttttgaattatattttagctattttagagccaaatattatttgggatcatttataaattctatatattaattaattatcttaAATCAAAGATAATTAGgtagttttttaaatttatttcactACCACTGAGAACATTGTTgaggtacaatttttttacttatgcCACATTCCCCAATCCTATttatatacatttatttattcaccaaaaaataccaaaatatcacttataaattattttgggTCTCCATGAATATTTCTCATCTCATTGGCttacaaatatttcatatatcATTATCTAAATTGAGTCACGATATAAACTATCACAAAAAACCcatattttatccaattttattatcattatttagctATGCTCAAAACCGACCCTACAAGCCCAATGCACACATCCCATTCTTTTTAACCCAAGGCTACTTATGCTTGGCAATATTTCAAAAGTCCAATTCTCATTgacaatatcaaaagcccaatttaCGTTAGCACTATTAAATGCCCAAGCTAACTACTTGGCACtatttagtaaaagctcaagATTATCAATACTTTGCAAAATACTATATCATAAGTATTTCACTTAAAGTCCAATGATGAACAATGCTTTAAGTTCTTGAacctattactataatattacaagCCTATGGAATCTATCTTATAAAACCCATGATAACTATTTTATGTTACGTaatactattcatttttccaaaacccaTGGCAAACATGTATCAAGCCCATGgaaaattatgaatttgtgttaCTAAGATAAAAGATTATGAAAAGATATGATTATTTATCTTAAACCCATGACATATATTTATTTCATACCTTATTATAAACTCATGATAACTATTTATGTTACGTATCACTGttcatttttccaaaacccaTGACAAACATATATCATGTCTATGgaaaattatgaatttgtgttaCTAATATAAAAACTCATGGAAAGTTGTGATTATTTATCTTAAACccataacatttatttatttcataccaTATTCTAAACCCatgaaatttatataagaaCCCATGATCACTATTTATCTTATATCACAACATTCATAATGTttatttccaaaactcatggTAATTATTCACCTTACAAGCCCGTTATGATTATCTATagaaaaacccataaaaatatcacattattccattatagtggttgttacaatattttatttgaaatccaTGAATATTGCCTCTATTAAAACCCATGGTAAATATTATTCAAGAAACATTGGAGGTTATTATTTAAAAGcaacaaagaaaatatcatttaaaaaataatccatggcaaaaattatgagaaactatACAAACTGGTTTTTAAAGCCCATGAAAATTAATACCCCAGACCAATCATAAATATTAAAGCTCATgaatacatttcatttttactaACAATTAAAGCCCATGTGGAATAAAAATCCATGACAATATATGGTAGCTTTGTCCATTTTGTAGGGTTCACAATGAAAAAGCAAAGAATTGGCCTAAGTGGAGAGAACCACCAAGTCAAAGGCACACCAAAATACTCAGCCCTCATGTGTGCAAACTGACCCAACTGGAGAACTTCATTCAGCTCTACCTTCCGTAGAAGAGCACCTCAAAAAGCAACCAAGCTCCTAAACCAAACTAGGAGCTAGCCACCTATACCATCAGCCTCTCTGCCACTACCATTTTTGACGTGATACCAAAAAGCAGAAATGCAATAAATGTCATTCTTCCTCCCTAAATTCTAGTTACCGCCGGAGGAAACCATGACCAAATCATCCAAATTTCAACAAACTAGCTTTTTAAGTACTAAAAATGTCTAAAAACTATTTCATGAACCAAGCCCATGAATTCCTAAATGGGAAATTTAGGGAAATGTAGTTTGGAGAGCATAAAAAGATCTCCAACAGAGCTCCTTAAAGTAGGCTAAAAGTttgacacctggcttggggTGATAGCTCCTACTCTTTGAAGCTCAAATCTTAGTTACATCAACCAAGTTTTAGCCCCATGTCTGTCTTGATCTTATTTGTTGAGATCAATCTCCAAATCTCATCACTTAATGACATTATCTCGAGAAGATAAAATACTCAAAAGCAAATCACACCATTTTTGGCCAAATCCTAGGTTAGATGCTCTGAATTTCAGCTCCGTCTAACAGTAAGGAGACAAACATTCAAAAAGGAGCTCACACTATTGTTGGCCAAATCTCATGAtgaatattctaaaaaaatccCTTACTAATCAGACCTACCAATGTTGGCTTTTGCTAATTGCTCCTTGAGCTTCACTATAAAAGGAAAGCATCATCTACTCATCAAGGGAAGACAAAATCCTCTCAAGGTCTCCATCAATCTTGTTATTTTCAGCCcttaattcaaaaataagttcattTTCTACTTCATAAACATACCTATCAACTCACAAaaatttcttctattttctaACAAAACTCAGCACAATAAAGCTCTCATAATTAGCTACATCAGTCTCTCACCACCATGGCCAAAAATAGCTAAGTTCATTTACCATTTTATTCCCACATCACCATATATCTACTCACCCACTTATATGAgataaattttcatcatttACCATACATCCTTCCACTTATTCCATCATAGACATAAGAATCTTGGTTAAATATTTGCTACACTAAGTTGGGgactttttgtaaatattttctttatgttttaaGATTATAAACAACCATAATATAAATTCTAGGATCTTGAATTATCATGATTTCACAACTacacaaattaattataaagcTTACATTGATCCATTGCTAAACTTTTCTTAAGATCAAGTCTTAGTATAAAAGGCACTTAATTCTTATAGGATTGATTTCTATCTCTTGACCCTCTTTTATCTTTCACTATTTAGTGTATTTGATGAGGTAGCTGAATGTCTCTTTTATAGGTAGAGAGAGGACCAGATTCCTTGTATCTATAACCTCCACTTGCCCATCAAAGTTGGAGTTACTTAGGAAACCTACTTCTCCATTAATCAATGTTTTAAGGACATGTAACTTCTTATTAAACCATAATATATATGAAGTTATCAAATGGATACATTATCAAATAGGACAATTTATTCTTAGATTCTCCCACTTGGGCCTTATGATAACTTATGTCAAGGCTTAATAAGATTAACTATTAGGTGCCCAATGGTACATATCCTCTTACTTTAAATTGGTCATCATAATACTATAATTAATTAACCCACTAATAGGAGTCATGACAGTTCCATATCAATTATAGGACACAGTTCCTTCCATGTCCTACAACACTAGCAACCTGCTTAATATAACCTATCAATGAGAAGTGACTTAAAAGGTCCAAAAATAATGTCTCTTTTGTTAGAGACTATTCCTATTATTATTCATTCATCATCATATATGTACctacataaaataaaacaggaataattagaaaaaattttaatgagaTCTCCAAGTGTCAAAAGCATAAAGTAATAACAACCATCGTGTTCTACCTTCAATACCCATTCAATCAACATGTTCCTTAAATGTCTTAGGAGGTAACCCCTTTGTTAATGGATCTGCAATCATAAGTTGTGTGCTTGTGTGCTCTATTGAGACTTGTTGTTTCTGAACTTCTTCTTTAACAGTAAGGTATTTCAATTCCATGTGTTTCGTACCATTAGAAAATTTATCGTTTTTAGAGAAAAACATAGCTAtagaattatcacaataaattctaagtggcTTGGACATAGATTTAACAATTCCAAGTCCTGAGATAAATTTTGCAACCACAATCTATGAACTATGGCCTCAAAGCATGTCACAAATTCAACTTCCACAGTGGATATAGTAGTGATAATTTGCTTTGAACTTTTCCATGATATTGCTCCTCCACCTAACATGAACAAATAACCAAAAGTGGACTTTCTACCATCAACACATCCAACAAAATCTGAATCTGAGTAACCAATGACCTCAAGATTATCAAATCTCTTTAATGTGAGCATGTAATCCTTTGTGCCTTGCAAGTACCCCATCAATTTCTTTGCAGCTTTCCAATGATCCAATCTTGGATTGCTTTGGTATCTTCCTAGCATACCAACTGCAAAGCTAATGTCAGGGCTTTGTGCATGTTTAGGCATACATTAAATTTCCTACTGCGGAAGCATAAGCAATTCCTTCCATTTGTTCTTATTCCCATTCATTTTGTGGGCATTGCATAAGGCTGAATTTGTCCCCTTTTTGAATTAGGGCAGCCCTAGCAGAACATTTCTCCATATTGAATCTTTCTAGAACTCTTTCAATATATGCTTTCTGAGACAACCCTAACAATCCACATGATCTATCTTGGAATATTTCTATTCTTATCACATAAGTTGTCTCACCCATATCTTTCATTTCAAAGTTCTTAGAGAGAAACTTCTTGGTTTCATGCAATAAGCCATGATTACTACTAGCAagcaaaatatcatcaacatacaaaattaaaaataaaaacttactcCCACCAACCTTCAGATAAATACACCAATCAACAATGTTTTCCTCAAATCCAAAAGATGTAATGGTATCATTATACTTAAGATACCATTGTCgggatgcttgtttaagtccgtATATTGACTTCTTAAGTTTGCAAGCTAAGTGTTCCTTACCTTGAATGGAGAAACCTTCAGGTTGAGCCATATAGACATCCTCTTCTAAAGTCCCATTCAGGAAAGCCGTTTTCACATCCATTTGGTGCAACTCCAAATCATAATGAGCTACCAATGTCAAAATGATTCTAAGTGAGTCCTTCTTGGATACGGGGGAGAAGGTCTCTTGGTAATCAATGCCTTCTTTCTGAGTGAAACATTTGGCtacaagtctagctttaaatCGTTCAATATTGCCCTTAGAGTCACGCTTGGTCTTAAAGAGCCACTTACTACCAACTTTCTTGTATCCTTCAGGCAATTCAACGAGATCTCAAACTTTATTTTGGTCCATTGATTTCATTTCATCTTTCTTGGCATCCATCCATTTAATAGAATCAACACTTTTTATGGCTTGTGAAAACGAAACCAGATCCTTACTTGTTCctatatcaaaatcaaattcatgTAGATAAACCATATAATCATCAGAAATAGcaaactttctttctctttgagATCTTTTTAATGCTATTTCTTGTGGTTCTTCTACCACTTGTTCATTGGTGAGCATCTCATTATGGAGTAATGGTTCATTAATTTGTTGTTCAATATTGTTTGGTTGTTCAACAATTGTTGAaacaacaatttcatttgaagTTATAGGTATTGGAACTTGTACCCTAACTTCTTGAACATCCACATTTCGTAGATTACTACTCCCACTGATTTCACCATTTTCAATGAATCTAGCATTACCGGTTTCCACAATTCTCATACTATGGTTAAGACAGTAGAACCTATACGCTTTAGACTTTTTAGGGTAACCTATAAAGTAACCACTAATTGTTTCTTAAGTCTAATTTATTTTCAAGTGGATTATAAATTCTAGCCTCTACTAGACAATCCCAAACATGCAGGTGTCTTAAGGTTTCCTTCCTGTCCACAGTTCAAAATGAGTTTTTGGCACTGCCTTACTAGGAACCCGATTTAATATATACACAATGATCTTAAGAGCATACATCTACAATGATAAAGTAATGTGGAATTACTTAACATACTCCTAACCATATCCATTAGAGTACGATTGCGTCTTTCAgttacaccattttgttgtggtgtaCCTGGCATAGTGTATTGTGCACAAATGCCATGCTTGTCAAGGAGTTTAGCAAATGGGCCTGGGCATTGCCCTGATTCATCATACTTTCCATAATATTCATCACCTCTATCTGATCTAAtgattttcacttttctttctaACTGCATTTCTACCTCAGCAATGTACACCGCAAGGGCTTCCACTGCTTGAGATTTttcatacaataaataaatataagtgTAACGTGAAAAATCATCTATAAAggtgataaaatatttttctttaccaaAAGATGGAGCATCAAAAGGCCCACAGATGTTTGTATGGATAATTTCAAGAAGCTTTGTACTTCTTGTGGAACTTTTCTTACTGTGTTTGGTTTGTTTGCCCTTAATACAATCCACACACACACCAGGATCAATAAAATCTAGGTTTGGGAGAATCCCATCTTTTACTAGTCTCTCTAACCTCTGGAAATGTGTCCCAACCTTTTATGCCACAAATTTGAGGAATTTTCATTAATTAGGCCACATTTAGTACCAATACTACGATGCAAGGTGAGAAAGGTTTCAGCAAATTCATCATGAAGGTTAAATTTGTACAAACCATCAGAAAGAATACCATAACCAACGAAAGAGGTATTcttaaataaagtaaaacttTTATTACCAAACTTTATGAAACATCCATCAAGATCAAGTTTAGGCAAAGAGACTAAATTTCTAGAAAGAGAAGGAACATAAAATGTTTGAAACAAATCTATGTGTTTATTGGTAGCTAGAAATAAATGATAGGTACCAATGGTTTCAATTGGTGCTTTCACCCGATTACCCATCAATACAAAATTCCCATTTGGATTTATGGTCTGGATTGAAAGAAATCCATGCATCGTATTTGAAATATGAGTAGTAGCTCCAGAATCAAGCCACCAAGTATTAGAAGGAACTTCAATTAGGTTTGATTCAAAA
The sequence above is drawn from the Castanea sativa cultivar Marrone di Chiusa Pesio chromosome 5, ASM4071231v1 genome and encodes:
- the LOC142635181 gene encoding secreted RxLR effector protein 161-like; this translates as MPKHAQSPDISFAVGMLGRYQSNPRLDHWKAAKKLMGYLQGTKDYMLTLKRFDNLEVIGYSDSDFVGCVDGRKSTFGYLFMLGGGAISWKSSKQIITTISTVEVEFVTCFEAIVHRLWLQNLSQDLELYIYDDE